A segment of the bacterium genome:
CATTTAAATCAAATTCCGATTGTGAGATGTTTGTGTGAAACATCTCCTGTTGTCCACTGCCCTCCAAATTGTTGACCTCCTGAAATTTTATAAACCGAGCACCCGCCCGGGATTTCGTTTACTAGATAACTTGATTTACCCGTGTATAGGCATATACTGCTACGTTCACTCCAAATTCCAAAGCGGCGCGGATGACCTCTCGGGAAAGCCCTTTTTCTTTCGAGCCTCCCTGCCAGGCTGTTCCATAATCTCCGCTACTTACTACCAACCCGTTGCCAGCCTTTACAGAAGCTTTAGCCGCCCCTTCCGGAGCATCAGAGAAGAGATGACGGGTTTTAAGCAAATCATGTCCGCGTTTTACATCGCCGAGCTTTTCGCCCAACTCAGTAGCGAGGGCGTCAGCAGCTTTAGTAAAAGCTTCCCCTGCCCCATCGGCAAACACTACCCCGCCGCGTTTGATTAATGCTTTGAGCGATGCGGCTTCCCATTTGACAGCTTCTGATGCGTTCACATAGACAAGGCTGGCTTCCTCAGGCACTTCAGTGCCCAATCCCAGGAATTTAACCCGAAGACCAGAGGTCATCTCAATCTCACGCACCCAATTGCGCACTCCCTCAAAAACCGCCGGTTCTTTACCATCTGCGCTATAGAGCCATAGCCCAATCGTGCCTTTGGACAAAGGGTCAGCATTGACACGAAATCGCAAATCGATTTCGTTGGGTTTAGGGCGAAGCGCATCTTTGGCATTAGTGACTTTTACATCGGCCCCAGGACCACTAATCTGAACCCGCGCAAGCTCTACATACGGTTTAGGCGGTAGGGTCAACAATGCATAAACGAGCTTGCCCTCACGGATACGTGTAGGGAACTCTTTGCCGCCATGCAACTGACTAAAGCGGTTTTCAATGTCCGCATCTTGATAAAGCGCGACCACATAGAAGAGGCCTTCCAGGTTCTCCTGGATGCCTAAATCGATTTCACCTTCGATGACAATCACATTGCCTTCGGGATCGATTGCCACTCCCGGATACACCCGCACAGCTCGACTATTGGGTTCGCGTTGCGTAACTTCACAACCCTGCACTACCCCTGCGCCATGCAACATCAAACTGTGCAAACGTTCGTGATCACGATGATAGCACTGGTCGGTCTGCCAGACGCCCTCATCGATCATTAAACCATTAAACGGCTTAACCCGCATAAACGGAAGTTCAAACCCATTTGGTAATCTCATCGTTTCTAACCCCTCTCCCTAAATTTTCTTAAAAACCTAAGCTCGGCAGCGCAGACAAGTCAAGGCCCGCCTCAAGACAAAGCTCATAAGCGGCATGAGCCGGCTTTTCGGCTTCAATCACCTGGCGGATCAATATCTCTTCTTCCGCGGTGACTTGCGCATGAATCGTGATAATAAATGTGCGGTCCGGCCCGGAAGCCATGAGCGTTTCCCGACCCATGCGGGAATAGTCCATGCCTAATCGAAACCCATTAAATGTCTGCGAAATCTCACAGTCATGACCGGTCAGTAGCTCCAAAAAAAGCTTTATTCCTTCAGCGGTTCCACGCCAGCGATATAACTCGACTGCGCGCATAATAACTTCGCGTTGACGCTCCACAGGCCAACGCCCATTCAAGCGCATCGCCACCCATTGCGCCAAAAACGGCAAGAAACTCGACGGCGTCATCCGTGGGTCGAAATAGTATGATAGCGTCTCCAAGAAACGCATGAAATCAACAAACGGCGCTTCATAGATGGCTAAGAGACGCTGCATGAGCATGTCGTTATGAAATATCGAAGGCAGATAACGCATGCTGGTAGTCTCGACAGGATCGAGAAAGGTACTTGCTCTTTCTAAAGCATAGTTATTCTGTTGGCCTGATTGAATAGTGCTCATTATGCATCCACCCATAGGCTGACTTCATGTTTAGCCGAGCAAATCGCCATGTCATCACTGACACGGATCATTGGCTCCGGCTCAGAGCGAGTACCGTCTGAGTTCATTTGGCACAACTCGACATTGGCTGCAAATTGGACACCTTCGACAGAATGGATGACGGCATAGATTTCCGGCAACCTGAGTTCTCGTCCAATAAGTAGCCCCGTTCCTTCCGTCCCCCCGATGACCGGATTGACATAACGATAGAGCTTCTCTTCAACTGCCGCCACAACCGCTTCAGGATCATATAACGGATGGACGCTAATACGAGTAATCACGCATACACTCTTGTAAGTGGGCGTTCCCACATTCAGATAGACCCCAAGCGGCATACGCCTAAATAACTCGCGTTGAATGTCCTCTTTGATCTTCTCCGAAAGCACCAAATGCTCCGGAGGAATAAGTGAAGCGGGATTTGGCACCTTTGGTATAACTAAAAGTTGGACTACCCCAGGTGGCGGGTTAACGGTCAGGTCCACCCCATCACCAGCCGGCCTAGTGGGTACACATATCGCTCGATGGACGGATGAAGAAGACCGTTTGGCTAGTTCTTCATAATCCTCCTGAACGATCGCCCGCTCTTGAATGCGCAACATCTTCTGTCCTTTAATCTTCGCATCTTCTAGCTCTTCCGGATCGGTTCCACCCGTAGCGGGATAACGGTTGGTTACTGATGCTACATACGGAATGGAGGTCTTGAGCTGCGTGAGCATATTTTCCCTAAGGTTCCCACTCACCCCACCGCCATGCCGATAGGTTATACGAACTTGTTTACCCTTTTCCGGCACTTTGCCATATTGGCGTTCGCTTCCATCCTGCTGCCCAATGGAGGGACCAAAAAGTATCTCTCCACTGACGTAATCGACCAAATAGTTGAGAGAATTGGGCTGAGAATCGGCAAAGGAAACCACCGGTTCCCATCGATCCCAAGTCCCCGGAATGTCATCGGCTTCAACTTCTAATACCTCTTCACTCGAAGTAAATGGCAGGATCGGCATGTTATGCACTTTGAAGAACTGTCCCGGTTTGCC
Coding sequences within it:
- a CDS encoding DUF4159 domain-containing protein; this encodes MRLPNGFELPFMRVKPFNGLMIDEGVWQTDQCYHRDHERLHSLMLHGAGVVQGCEVTQREPNSRAVRVYPGVAIDPEGNVIVIEGEIDLGIQENLEGLFYVVALYQDADIENRFSQLHGGKEFPTRIREGKLVYALLTLPPKPYVELARVQISGPGADVKVTNAKDALRPKPNEIDLRFRVNADPLSKGTIGLWLYSADGKEPAVFEGVRNWVREIEMTSGLRVKFLGLGTEVPEEASLVYVNASEAVKWEAASLKALIKRGGVVFADGAGEAFTKAADALATELGEKLGDVKRGHDLLKTRHLFSDAPEGAAKASVKAGNGLVVSSGDYGTAWQGGSKEKGLSREVIRAALEFGVNVAVYAYTRVNQVI
- a CDS encoding phage tail protein; this encodes MSTIQSGQQNNYALERASTFLDPVETTSMRYLPSIFHNDMLMQRLLAIYEAPFVDFMRFLETLSYYFDPRMTPSSFLPFLAQWVAMRLNGRWPVERQREVIMRAVELYRWRGTAEGIKLFLELLTGHDCEISQTFNGFRLGMDYSRMGRETLMASGPDRTFIITIHAQVTAEEEILIRQVIEAEKPAHAAYELCLEAGLDLSALPSLGF
- a CDS encoding putative baseplate assembly protein, coding for MPLPAPNLDDRKFQDLVDEAKRRIPLYCPEWTDHNVSDPGVALIELFAWMSEMVIYRLNRVPERHYVKFLEMLGVTLNPGQAATTKLTFTLSSQQPHAVVIPKATEVATLRTESDEAIVFSTQETLKIVVPQLKHVLIRWINPTTGQPDRFYEASNFIREQGAISAAMLGLPETAEEGQEETNFAAFRIDDPKKGPDPGNSVYFGFENNIESNLIILRLECAAIGGTGIDPTRPPLEWQYRRESDGQWRPMDLAYDTTGGLNITGEVGLHVPSDIGRTEVDLKTGYWLRVRTMEAPANYHYRESPRISGVSGEARGGTVSAIHATLEADEMLGVSSGKPGQFFKVHNMPILPFTSSEEVLEVEADDIPGTWDRWEPVVSFADSQPNSLNYLVDYVSGEILFGPSIGQQDGSERQYGKVPEKGKQVRITYRHGGGVSGNLRENMLTQLKTSIPYVASVTNRYPATGGTDPEELEDAKIKGQKMLRIQERAIVQEDYEELAKRSSSSVHRAICVPTRPAGDGVDLTVNPPPGVVQLLVIPKVPNPASLIPPEHLVLSEKIKEDIQRELFRRMPLGVYLNVGTPTYKSVCVITRISVHPLYDPEAVVAAVEEKLYRYVNPVIGGTEGTGLLIGRELRLPEIYAVIHSVEGVQFAANVELCQMNSDGTRSEPEPMIRVSDDMAICSAKHEVSLWVDA